The following coding sequences are from one Magnetospirillum sp. WYHS-4 window:
- the pbpC gene encoding penicillin-binding protein 1C, with product MGRKGRIAVLAALAVAGIALLFDRLLPPDLSRLADASRVVTDARGEILRAFGTRSGQYWRLSVQAGSVDSRYRDMLVAFEDKRFFSHPGVDPLAILRALGQWARQGRVISGASTLTMQTARLLEPRPRGLSAKLAEALRAFQLEARFSKDEILSMYLTLAPMGGNLEGVRAASLAYFGKEPGSLTAAEAALLVALPQSPTRRQPQIHPEAARVAAVQVAERLRRDGLLSDFEVEAVRTGPLPSRRSAMPMAAAHLAEHLARNAPGGAAIRTTLDGTLQRRMETLARQQAAAFPDGASLALVVIDNAGGQVKAYLGGSGLAGRAEGIDLARAVRSPGSALKPFVYGMAFDDLMLHPETRIEDGPLRFSDYAPRNFDDGFHGQVTVREALQQSYNLPAIAVLDRLGPSRFLATLRDAGAEFRLPRAIEAPGLPVALGGLGVRLIDLTALYAGIANGGRARAPRRLADDPPAEGRRLMSPVSAWYLTDILADAARPDSLAQLAAQGSRRRIAYKTGTSYGFRDAWAMGWTASHTVGVWVGRADGTPRPGHHGRNTAAPLLFQVFDRLPDGEGLDVVPPPAEALLAATTQDLPPTLRVFRPQGGGGRMPGEQPLRIVFPPDGGVVELPEADGRLDRLPLRAAGGRNPLRWLVNGLPVPTDPHGDAVSWLPDGPGFVRVTVVDAADHSDHVAVRLQ from the coding sequence ATGGGCCGGAAGGGACGGATCGCGGTTCTGGCGGCCCTTGCGGTGGCGGGGATCGCGTTGCTGTTCGACCGCCTGCTGCCGCCCGACCTGTCGCGGCTGGCGGACGCCTCGCGGGTGGTGACGGACGCAAGGGGCGAGATCCTGCGCGCCTTCGGTACCCGCAGCGGCCAATATTGGCGCCTGTCCGTACAGGCCGGGTCGGTGGACTCCCGCTACCGCGACATGCTCGTCGCCTTCGAGGACAAGCGCTTTTTCTCCCATCCCGGTGTCGATCCCCTGGCGATCCTGCGGGCCCTAGGGCAATGGGCACGCCAAGGACGGGTGATCTCGGGGGCCTCGACGCTGACGATGCAGACGGCCAGGCTGCTCGAGCCCCGGCCTCGCGGCCTGAGCGCCAAGCTGGCGGAGGCGTTGCGGGCGTTCCAGTTGGAGGCCCGCTTCTCCAAGGACGAAATCCTTTCCATGTACCTGACCCTGGCGCCCATGGGCGGCAACCTGGAAGGGGTGCGGGCAGCCTCGTTGGCTTATTTCGGCAAGGAGCCCGGCAGCCTCACGGCAGCCGAGGCGGCCCTTCTGGTGGCCTTGCCCCAGTCGCCGACGCGCCGCCAGCCCCAGATTCATCCCGAGGCGGCGCGGGTGGCGGCCGTCCAGGTGGCGGAGCGCCTGCGGCGCGACGGTCTCCTGTCGGATTTCGAAGTCGAGGCGGTGCGGACCGGGCCGCTGCCGTCCCGGCGTTCCGCCATGCCTATGGCCGCCGCCCACTTGGCGGAGCACCTGGCACGAAACGCACCCGGCGGCGCGGCGATCCGCACCACACTGGACGGAACTCTGCAACGCCGTATGGAGACCCTGGCCCGCCAGCAGGCGGCAGCCTTCCCGGACGGGGCGAGCCTGGCCCTGGTGGTCATCGACAATGCCGGCGGCCAGGTGAAGGCCTACCTGGGCGGCAGCGGCTTGGCCGGACGGGCCGAGGGTATCGACTTGGCGCGGGCGGTGCGCTCGCCCGGATCGGCGCTCAAGCCCTTCGTCTACGGCATGGCCTTCGACGACCTGATGCTGCATCCGGAAACCCGGATCGAGGACGGCCCCCTGCGCTTTTCCGACTATGCGCCCAGGAACTTCGACGATGGCTTCCACGGCCAAGTGACCGTGCGCGAAGCTCTCCAGCAGTCCTACAACCTGCCGGCCATCGCCGTGCTCGACCGCCTCGGGCCTTCCCGCTTCCTCGCCACGTTGCGCGACGCGGGCGCTGAATTCCGCCTGCCGCGGGCTATCGAAGCGCCGGGCCTGCCGGTCGCGCTGGGAGGACTCGGGGTCCGCCTGATCGATCTCACGGCACTTTATGCCGGCATCGCCAACGGCGGTCGGGCCCGCGCGCCGCGCCGGCTCGCCGACGATCCCCCGGCGGAAGGCCGGCGTCTGATGTCGCCCGTCTCCGCTTGGTACCTGACCGACATCCTGGCCGATGCCGCCCGCCCCGACTCCCTGGCCCAGTTGGCCGCCCAGGGCTCGCGACGCCGCATTGCCTACAAGACCGGGACTTCCTACGGCTTCCGCGACGCCTGGGCCATGGGCTGGACCGCCAGTCACACGGTCGGGGTCTGGGTAGGGCGGGCCGACGGCACGCCGCGCCCAGGCCACCACGGACGCAACACCGCGGCACCCCTTCTGTTCCAGGTCTTCGACCGCCTGCCGGATGGCGAGGGGCTGGATGTCGTGCCCCCGCCAGCGGAAGCTCTCCTGGCCGCCACCACCCAAGACCTGCCCCCGACCCTGCGGGTCTTCCGGCCGCAAGGCGGAGGAGGCCGGATGCCGGGGGAACAGCCGCTCCGCATCGTCTTCCCGCCCGATGGCGGCGTGGTCGAGCTTCCCGAGGCCGACGGACGGCTGGATCGCCTGCCCTTGCGGGCAGCGGGCGGAAGGAACCCGCTACGCTGGCTGGTCAACGGCCTTCCGGTGCCCACCGATCCCCATGGGGACGCCGTTTCGTGGTTGCCCGACGGGCCGGGCTTCGTCCGGGTCACCGTGGTCGATGCCGCCGACCACAGCGACCATGTGGCGGTGCGGCTCCAGTGA
- a CDS encoding efflux RND transporter periplasmic adaptor subunit, with product MPYLPFSAKSVRWLAGLGVAASIVGGAIFLHRDGGEAPRFRSQPVTRGPLVAAVSSSGTLNAVVTVQVGSQISGQIREILADFNTEVEAGQVIARLDPAVLETRLAQAAADLEVARAGVRIQEAALEKSRADVLQARAVALSGTAEVAKAEAGRTEARRDLERKASLAQKGVISEAERDKAQAALDSAAASTRSADAQVQARQASLAAMEAAVRMNEAQIVNAQALVSLREAALRQAQVDLDHTVIRAPVGGTVIQRNIELGQTVAASLQAPVLFTIAENLAHMQVETSVDEADVGRVRVGQEANFTVDSLPGQAFSGKVRQIRKAATVVQNVVTYTVIVSAENPNQDLLPGMTANVRIVTDRRDNVLKIPNAALRFRPPGAEPAPAAKSRGAGKAAGGEGRVHLPEGAGTRAVPVRLGIGDGQFTEALEGDIKEGDAVIVATEGGASAPTKAPPGPRFGF from the coding sequence ATGCCCTACCTTCCCTTCTCCGCGAAGTCGGTGCGCTGGCTGGCTGGCCTGGGTGTCGCTGCGTCGATCGTCGGCGGCGCCATTTTTCTCCATCGCGACGGCGGCGAGGCCCCGCGTTTTCGCAGCCAGCCGGTCACGCGCGGCCCGCTGGTGGCGGCGGTTTCCTCCTCGGGAACTCTGAACGCCGTGGTGACGGTCCAGGTGGGCAGCCAGATCTCCGGCCAGATCCGCGAGATCCTCGCCGACTTCAATACCGAGGTGGAAGCCGGGCAGGTCATCGCCCGGCTCGATCCCGCCGTGCTCGAAACCCGGCTCGCCCAGGCCGCCGCCGACCTGGAAGTGGCGCGGGCCGGCGTGCGCATCCAGGAAGCCGCCTTGGAAAAGTCCCGCGCCGACGTCCTGCAGGCCCGCGCCGTCGCCCTGTCGGGGACCGCCGAAGTGGCCAAGGCGGAAGCCGGGCGCACCGAAGCCCGCCGGGACCTGGAACGCAAAGCCAGCCTGGCCCAGAAAGGCGTCATCAGCGAGGCGGAACGGGACAAGGCCCAGGCCGCCCTTGATTCCGCCGCCGCCTCCACCCGCTCGGCCGACGCCCAGGTGCAGGCCCGCCAGGCCAGCCTGGCCGCCATGGAGGCCGCGGTGCGGATGAACGAAGCCCAGATCGTCAATGCCCAAGCCCTGGTGTCCCTGCGCGAAGCCGCTTTGCGCCAGGCCCAGGTCGACCTGGACCATACCGTCATCCGCGCGCCGGTCGGCGGCACCGTCATCCAAAGGAACATAGAACTGGGCCAGACGGTGGCGGCCAGCCTGCAGGCCCCGGTGCTGTTCACCATCGCCGAAAACCTGGCCCACATGCAGGTGGAAACCAGCGTCGACGAGGCCGACGTGGGACGCGTGCGCGTCGGCCAGGAAGCCAACTTCACCGTCGACAGCCTTCCCGGCCAAGCGTTTTCCGGCAAGGTGCGCCAGATCCGCAAAGCGGCCACCGTGGTGCAGAACGTGGTCACCTACACGGTCATCGTCTCGGCGGAAAACCCCAACCAGGACCTCCTGCCCGGCATGACCGCCAACGTGCGCATCGTCACCGACCGCCGCGACAACGTGCTGAAGATCCCCAATGCGGCGCTGCGCTTCCGCCCGCCGGGCGCCGAACCGGCGCCTGCCGCCAAGAGCCGGGGAGCCGGCAAGGCGGCGGGCGGCGAAGGCCGCGTCCACCTGCCCGAAGGGGCGGGGACGCGGGCGGTCCCGGTGCGCCTCGGCATCGGCGATGGCCAGTTCACCGAGGCGCTGGAAGGCGACATCAAGGAAGGCGACGCGGTGATCGTCGCCACCGAAGGGGGTGCCTCCGCCCCCACCAAGGCGCCGCCGGGGCCGAGGTTCGGATTCTGA
- a CDS encoding ABC transporter ATP-binding protein: protein MALLETDGLGKEYRLGEHRVAALRDVAVRIEDGEFVAVMGPSGSGKSTFMNLLGCLDVPTSGSYRLAGEDVSCLDVDDLAAIRNRRIGFVFQNFNLLPRMDAADNVELPLVYAHPPRSGRRELALARLAEVGLADRAHHQPAQLSGGQQQRVAIARALVNDPVLLLADEPTGALDSRTSVEIMALFQALNRQGLTIVLVTHEADIAAFAGRILVFRDGRLVEDRINPDPADAQRGKAP from the coding sequence ATGGCCTTGCTGGAGACCGACGGGCTGGGCAAGGAATACCGCCTGGGCGAGCACCGGGTGGCCGCCTTGCGCGACGTCGCCGTCCGCATCGAAGATGGCGAATTCGTCGCCGTCATGGGGCCGTCCGGGTCCGGCAAGTCCACCTTCATGAACCTGCTGGGCTGCCTGGACGTGCCGACATCGGGCAGCTACCGCCTGGCGGGCGAGGATGTCTCGTGCCTGGATGTGGACGACCTGGCGGCGATTCGGAACCGGCGCATCGGCTTCGTCTTCCAGAACTTCAACCTGCTGCCCCGCATGGACGCCGCCGACAACGTGGAACTGCCGCTCGTCTACGCCCATCCGCCCCGCAGCGGCCGGCGCGAACTGGCGCTGGCCCGCTTGGCCGAAGTGGGGCTGGCGGATCGCGCCCATCACCAGCCGGCCCAGCTTTCCGGCGGCCAGCAGCAGCGGGTGGCCATCGCCCGCGCCCTGGTCAACGATCCCGTCCTGCTGCTGGCCGACGAACCCACCGGGGCGCTCGACAGCCGCACCTCGGTGGAGATCATGGCCCTGTTCCAGGCCCTGAACCGCCAGGGGCTGACCATCGTCCTGGTCACCCACGAGGCCGACATCGCCGCCTTTGCCGGGCGCATCCTGGTTTTCCGCGACGGGCGGCTGGTGGAAGACCGGATCAACCCCGATCCGGCGGACGCCCAGCGGGGAAAGGCGCCATGA
- a CDS encoding ABC transporter permease yields MNLVASLPVALRALRVNALRSALTMLGIVIGVGAVIAMVGIGTGAQSQIQEQIKSLGSNLLVLLSGTVTSGGVRLGSGSQLTISEDDAYAIQREIPEVQVAAPSNRGSAQAVAGNQNWSTVIQGVTPEYLDAREWEVTAGRPLQQDEIDGAAKVALLGQTVVRNLFPDGEAVGQTIRLRKVPFLVVGVLDRKGQSMIGQDQDDVILVPITTARKRLLGATQAKQRAVNGIAVKVREGADMKATEDQIRNLLRQRHRLQPGQDDDFFLRNLSEVLAARQAASQVMTYLLAAVAAVSLVVGGIGIMNIMLVSVTERTREIGLRMAVGARRKDIMAQFLVEATTLSLIGGTVGIGLGLGAAGIVGKVAQWPIAIPSFAILLAFGFAALVGMFFGWYPARKASRLEPIEALRYE; encoded by the coding sequence ATGAACCTGGTCGCCAGCCTGCCCGTCGCGCTGCGGGCCTTGCGCGTCAACGCATTGCGCAGCGCGCTGACCATGCTGGGCATCGTCATCGGGGTTGGCGCGGTGATCGCCATGGTCGGCATCGGCACCGGCGCCCAGTCCCAGATCCAGGAGCAGATCAAGAGCCTGGGGTCCAACCTGCTGGTGCTGCTGTCGGGGACCGTGACTTCGGGGGGCGTGCGCCTGGGATCGGGCAGCCAGCTCACCATCAGCGAAGACGACGCCTACGCCATCCAGCGCGAGATCCCCGAGGTCCAGGTGGCCGCGCCCAGCAACCGGGGCTCCGCCCAAGCGGTGGCGGGGAACCAGAACTGGTCGACGGTGATCCAGGGCGTCACCCCCGAATACCTGGACGCCCGCGAATGGGAGGTGACCGCCGGCCGGCCCTTGCAACAAGATGAAATCGACGGGGCCGCCAAGGTGGCACTGCTGGGCCAGACGGTGGTGAGGAACCTGTTTCCCGACGGGGAGGCGGTCGGCCAGACCATCCGGCTGCGCAAGGTTCCCTTCCTGGTGGTGGGCGTGCTTGACCGCAAGGGCCAGAGCATGATCGGCCAGGACCAGGACGACGTGATCCTGGTGCCCATCACCACCGCGCGCAAGCGCCTGCTGGGGGCCACCCAGGCCAAGCAGCGGGCGGTCAACGGCATCGCGGTGAAGGTGCGCGAAGGCGCCGACATGAAGGCGACGGAGGACCAGATCCGCAACCTGTTGCGCCAGCGCCACCGCCTGCAGCCGGGGCAGGACGACGACTTCTTCCTGCGCAACCTGTCCGAAGTGCTGGCGGCCCGCCAGGCGGCATCCCAGGTGATGACCTACCTGCTGGCGGCGGTGGCGGCGGTGTCCCTGGTGGTGGGGGGCATCGGCATCATGAACATCATGCTGGTCTCGGTCACCGAACGGACCCGCGAGATCGGCCTGCGCATGGCGGTGGGCGCGCGGCGAAAGGACATCATGGCCCAGTTCCTGGTGGAAGCCACCACCCTGTCGCTGATCGGCGGGACCGTGGGGATCGGGCTGGGCCTGGGGGCGGCGGGGATCGTCGGCAAGGTGGCCCAATGGCCGATCGCGATTCCTTCCTTCGCCATCCTGCTGGCCTTCGGCTTCGCCGCCTTGGTCGGCATGTTCTTCGGCTGGTATCCGGCGCGCAAGGCGTCCCGCCTGGAACCCATCGAGGCCTTGCGCTACGAGTAA
- a CDS encoding helix-turn-helix domain-containing protein yields MSRVRVVLTLDGMQPAGRIDEAKVDATTESDLVRQAEQDEEQARRDAASYARRVRRRTGLTQAAFAARIGVPVDTIRNWEQGKRSPAGPAKALLRVLDHAPETALAALE; encoded by the coding sequence ATGTCGCGAGTCCGCGTGGTCCTGACACTTGACGGCATGCAACCGGCAGGGCGGATCGACGAGGCGAAGGTGGATGCGACCACCGAATCCGATCTCGTTCGGCAAGCCGAACAAGACGAGGAACAGGCTAGGCGCGATGCCGCCAGCTACGCCCGCCGCGTGCGTCGCCGCACCGGCCTGACCCAGGCCGCTTTCGCGGCACGGATCGGCGTTCCCGTCGACACGATCCGCAATTGGGAGCAAGGCAAGCGTTCCCCGGCCGGACCGGCCAAGGCCCTGCTGCGCGTCCTGGACCACGCCCCGGAAACCGCCCTGGCGGCTTTGGAATAG